A stretch of Arachis hypogaea cultivar Tifrunner chromosome 15, arahy.Tifrunner.gnm2.J5K5, whole genome shotgun sequence DNA encodes these proteins:
- the LOC112750492 gene encoding uncharacterized protein, whose amino-acid sequence MRNHSNSRRILSFEKLSVAQVSPPVWISSGRVTVGPTSLLRRPIPFKMARKGRFTRKLKIGPGCQQPQTAPPPVPPPASASHRDDSKVLQKSGDSVPPTSRPFLPPRSVPRPAPQMSTTNIQNSESSHVNSADNANDVDSVDQAADESFVNSRAQNRKGRKTTEFWEVRIIDSDGTIKPARLSVREAMEQPNGRKIVLRFNNAKQAIGNEAGLLSGVLGLLGSDFGKFPICEECWRKITTKDKVYNECVKQIFHIDEDSEGTIKKNILKSMGKSWKETRLRLYNAYFEPTCTTEQDIENRPPGIDREHWRWFLDYRAKPEMKEKCKKNTKNRSKQQYTHTGGSKSFARQIEEESEQQGRIVGRGELWITMNKKKRTAPI is encoded by the exons ATGAGAAATCATTCTAACTCGCGTCGGATCCTAAGTTTCGAGAAGCTGTCGGTCGCTCAAGTCTCTCCGCCCGTGTGGATATCTTCCGGTCGAGTTACTGTTGGCCCAACGTCTCTGCTACG GCGCCCTATACCTTTTAAGATGGCTAGAAAAGGTCGTTTCACAAGAAAACTGAAAATAGGACCAGGATGTCAGCAACCACAAACGGCTCCACCTCCGGTCCCGCCTCCGGCCTCGGCTTCCCACCGTGATGACTCTAAAGTTCTCCAGAAGAGTGGTGATAGTGTCCCTCCAACTTCACGTCCATTCCTTCCGCCGCGTAGTGTACCAAGGCCGGCTCCACAAATGAGCACAACTAACATTCAGAACTCGGAGTCAAGCCATGTAAACTCGGCAGATAATGCTAATGATGTAGATTCTGTTGATCAAGCAGCTGATGAGTCCTTTGTTAATTCTAGAGCTCAGAATCGCAAAGGACGCAAGACTACAGAGTTTTGGGAAGTCAGGATAATCG ATTCCGATGGCACAATCAAGCCGGCAAGACTAAGCGTGAGGGAGGCCATGGAACAGCCTAACGGTAGAAAGATCGTCCTCAGGTTCAACAATGCAAAGCAAGCCATTGGAAACGAAGCTGGACTGTTGAGTGGCGTGCTTGGTCTGCTAGGATCTGACTTTGGAAAGTTTCCTATCTGTGAGGAATGCTGGCGTAAGATTACAACTAAGGACAAAGTTTATAACGAATGTGTGAAG CAAATTTTCCACATTGATGAAGATAGCGAAGGAACTATCAAGAAAAATATCTTGAAAAGTATGGGGAAGTCTTGGAAGGAGACAAGGCTGAGGTTGTATAATGCTTATTTCGAGCCAACGTGCACGACTGAACAAGATATTGAGAACCGTCCACCGGGAATCGATCGAGAGCATTGGAGATGGTTCCTTGACTATCGCGCCAAACCTGAAATGAAG GAGAAGTGCAAGAAAAATACGAAGAATCGATCAAAACAACAATATACCCACACTGGCGGTTCGAAAAGCTTTGCACGACAGATCGAAGAAGAG TCGGAACAACAAGGGAGAATAGTCGGAAGAGGGGAGCTATGGATCacaatgaacaaaaaaaaaaggacggCTCCTATATGA